From a single Ascaphus truei isolate aAscTru1 chromosome 2, aAscTru1.hap1, whole genome shotgun sequence genomic region:
- the LOC142487280 gene encoding uncharacterized protein LOC142487280, which translates to MQEQARLQAERDERLLQQQTQLLTQQQAAQEERMAKLLTQFQGSASPELASRPPIFLRKMAQNEDPEAFLLTCERVAEAQGWATDRWATALAPLLIGEAQASYQGLPADQAMDYRQVKAAILDRFGLTPETYRQQFQNMKYTAKMRPRVLAQRLLDLCTRWIQPEECTKEAILEQVVLEQFLQIIPPSARSWVKHHAAETLALAVRLVENFLGAEQQASVLDPTPPALADTQRGKSDQWGTYGPSIRNRQVQRKEQSFQQGRSPNAGPRRDPHLFPDVGSSQNERNFRGRRPQDPPDAWSPVTGPAERYPQPPPAREPSPCSACGEQGHRYVDCPQMDCSFSRTVASAFTVENYKPWLLPALIEGKTVQALVDSGSGKTLVLQELLPPNVCSFDSPWSIECIHGDVKRYPTAKIQLQVNGQEAYLEVGVVPWLPAPIVLGRDWPFFSDLMAPVFHEEPPSRAQENPGKLFPFSADLFPHRHRVQKTLGSKDAWTNRTVCRNLGLKVTILVVRGHK; encoded by the coding sequence agacccccAATATTCCTAAGGAAAATGGCgcagaacgaggatccagaggcttttttactgacatgtgaaagagttgccgaagctcagggctgggctacagatcgctgggcaactgctttggccccactcctcataggagaagcccaggcctcatatcagggtctcccagcagatcaggcaatggactaccgacaagtaaaagccgccatattgGATCGCTttggtctgaccccagagacctaccggcagcagttccagaacatgaagtacaccgctaagatgagaccccgggtcctcgctcagcgattattggacttgtgtacgcgctggatacaacccgaggagtgcactaaggaggcaattctggagcaggtggttttggaacaatttctacaaataatacccccttccgcacgctcatgggtaaaacaccacgctgctgaaaccctagctttagcggtccgactcgtggagaacttccttggggctgagcagcaggcgagtgtcctggacccgactccaccggcacttgcggacacccaaagagggaagtcggatcaatggggaacctacggcccgtccatacgaaaccgccaagtccaacggaaggagcagtcgttccagcaaggacggagtccaaatgctggtccccgccgagaccctcatctctttccggatgtcggctcgtcgcaaaatgagaggaacttccgaggacgtcgcccacaggacccaccagatgcctggtctccagtaaccggtccagcggagcgctatccacagccccctcctgcgagggaaccctctccatgttccgcctgcggagaacaaggccaccggtatgtggactgtccacagatggattgttcattcagcagaaccgtcgcctcggcctttactgtggaaaattacaagccctggctacttccagccctgattgagggaaaaaccgtccaggcccttgtagattcgggctctgggaaaactctggtcctccaggaactgttaccgcctaacgtgtgttcttttgactccccatggagcatagaatgtatacacggcgatgtaaaacgctatccgacggccaaaatccagctacaggtaaacggtcaggaggcttacctcgaagtaggagtcgttccttggctccctgcccccattgtgctcggtcgggactggcctttcttttcggacctaatggccccagtctttcacgaggagcctccttctagggctcaggagaaccctggcaaactgttccccttctcggcagacctttttccccatagacaccgggttcaaaagactcttggaagcaaagacgcttggacaaacaggactgtttgcagaaatctgggtctcaaggtgaccattctagtagtcagaggtcacaagtga